In a single window of the Allobranchiibius huperziae genome:
- a CDS encoding GNAT family N-acetyltransferase — protein sequence MSDRPWPIAIAGDWRGMRIMLRPLRARADRAEFVQLRAQNAAWTREWDSTSPIQQAPVSFAQMVRQQDRLAARGELLPFAVAVDGELVGQMHLFNIVRGALRSAGVGYWISQRYAGRGITPYALATAIDHAFGTVGLHRVEVNIRPENHSSLAVVRKLELRDEGLRRAYLHINGQWRDHRTFAVVREDLAAGETMVGRLRATYPEPV from the coding sequence TTGAGCGACCGGCCGTGGCCGATCGCGATCGCCGGTGATTGGCGCGGGATGCGGATCATGTTGCGACCGTTGCGTGCTCGGGCCGACCGGGCCGAGTTCGTGCAGTTGCGTGCGCAGAACGCCGCCTGGACCAGGGAGTGGGACTCCACGTCGCCGATCCAGCAGGCCCCCGTGTCGTTCGCGCAGATGGTGCGCCAGCAGGACCGGCTGGCGGCGCGCGGTGAGCTGTTGCCGTTCGCGGTCGCCGTCGACGGCGAGCTGGTCGGCCAGATGCACCTGTTCAACATCGTGCGGGGCGCGCTGCGGTCCGCGGGGGTGGGCTACTGGATCTCGCAGCGGTACGCCGGGCGCGGCATCACGCCGTACGCGCTCGCGACCGCGATCGATCACGCCTTCGGCACCGTCGGACTGCACCGGGTCGAGGTCAACATCCGCCCCGAGAACCACTCGAGCCTGGCGGTCGTCCGCAAGCTCGAGCTGCGTGACGAGGGGCTGCGCCGGGCCTATCTGCACATCAACGGCCAGTGGCGCGACCATCGCACGTTCGCGGTCGTGAGGGAGGACCTCGCCGCGGGCGAGACGATGGTCGGGAGGCTGCGGGCGACGTATCCGGAACCGGTCTGA
- a CDS encoding S-methyl-5'-thioadenosine phosphorylase — translation MTTAAAPADLGVIGGSGFYSFLEDTEHVKVTTPFGDPTDDIVIGDVGGRRVAFLARHGQGHRYPPHRLNYRANLWALRSVGVRQVLAPCAVGSLIREQGPGTVVVPDQVVDRTYGRDQTVYDEPGTVVHVSLADPYCPHGRSAVLGSPDSAAPGLDLVDGGTMVVINGPRFSTRAESLWHQAAGWSVVGMTGMPEAAIARELAMCFTSVCLVTDLDAGVDSGEAVSHTEVLRVFERNIEGLKSLLMDTIARMPAAVSDADATCGCRRALDGLSLPFTLP, via the coding sequence ATGACTACAGCTGCAGCCCCTGCCGACCTCGGCGTCATCGGCGGCTCGGGCTTCTACTCCTTCCTGGAGGACACCGAGCACGTCAAGGTGACCACCCCGTTCGGCGACCCGACCGACGACATCGTGATCGGCGACGTCGGCGGTCGGCGGGTCGCCTTCCTCGCCCGGCACGGGCAGGGTCACCGTTACCCGCCGCACCGGCTCAACTACCGCGCCAATCTGTGGGCGCTGCGGTCGGTCGGGGTGCGTCAGGTGCTCGCGCCGTGCGCGGTCGGCTCGCTGATCCGCGAGCAGGGGCCCGGCACCGTCGTCGTCCCCGACCAGGTCGTCGACCGCACCTACGGCCGCGACCAGACCGTCTACGACGAGCCGGGCACCGTGGTGCACGTCAGCCTCGCGGATCCGTACTGCCCGCACGGGCGTTCGGCCGTGCTGGGCTCGCCGGACTCCGCCGCGCCAGGACTCGACCTGGTCGACGGCGGCACGATGGTCGTCATCAACGGCCCGCGCTTCTCCACCCGGGCCGAGTCCCTGTGGCATCAGGCCGCGGGGTGGAGCGTGGTCGGTATGACGGGCATGCCGGAGGCTGCGATCGCGCGGGAGCTGGCCATGTGCTTCACCTCCGTGTGCCTGGTCACCGACCTCGACGCCGGGGTCGACTCCGGCGAGGCCGTCAGCCACACCGAGGTGCTGCGCGTCTTCGAGCGCAACATCGAGGGGCTGAAGTCGCTGCTGATGGACACCATCGCCCGGATGCCCGCGGCCGTCTCCGACGCAGACGCCACGTGCGGCTGCCGCCGCGCGCTCGACGGACTGTCGCTGCCCTTCACCCTGCCGTGA
- the moaC gene encoding cyclic pyranopterin monophosphate synthase MoaC: MDRLTHLDDAGDARMVDVSQKPVTARVAQARGRVLLSRAAIGALRDRTVPKGDALAVARIAGIQAAKRTPELVPLAHPVAVHAVSVSLVVRDDGVDIEAEVRTADRTGIEMEALTSVSVAALALVDMIKAVDKHARITDIRVTAKSGGRSGDWSEQDA, translated from the coding sequence ATGGACCGGCTGACCCACCTCGACGACGCCGGCGACGCCCGGATGGTCGACGTCTCGCAGAAACCGGTGACGGCGCGCGTGGCGCAGGCACGTGGTCGGGTCCTGTTGTCGCGCGCGGCGATCGGTGCGTTGCGCGACCGGACCGTGCCGAAGGGCGACGCCCTGGCCGTGGCGCGGATCGCGGGCATCCAGGCCGCCAAGCGCACCCCGGAGCTCGTGCCGCTGGCGCACCCCGTCGCCGTGCACGCCGTGTCGGTGAGCCTGGTGGTGCGGGACGACGGCGTCGACATCGAAGCCGAGGTGCGCACGGCCGACCGCACCGGCATCGAGATGGAGGCGCTCACCAGCGTGTCCGTGGCGGCGCTCGCGCTGGTCGACATGATCAAGGCCGTCGACAAGCACGCGCGGATCACCGATATCCGGGTAACGGCGAAATCCGGTGGCCGCTCCGGTGATTGGAGCGAACAGGATGCCTAG
- a CDS encoding TetR/AcrR family transcriptional regulator, producing MPARTPRADAVVNRARIVSSARAALVASGGSVDGLRLQAVAKDARVGQGTLYRHFPTREHLVAEVYRQEMGDLVQTVPALLAEHPPLRALELWLDRLLEYARVKRGVVAAIEASAWQDLYADNEKRLDHALQTLLDEGAEAGDVREDVDATDVILLLGALSRVPEGEWVARAHTLVTVILDGLRRYR from the coding sequence ATGCCAGCACGCACACCTCGTGCGGACGCGGTCGTCAACCGTGCTCGCATCGTCAGCTCCGCACGCGCGGCGCTGGTCGCGTCGGGCGGATCCGTCGACGGTCTGCGGCTGCAGGCCGTCGCCAAGGACGCGCGGGTGGGGCAGGGCACGCTCTACCGTCACTTCCCGACCCGGGAGCACCTGGTCGCCGAGGTGTACCGGCAGGAGATGGGCGACCTGGTGCAGACGGTGCCCGCGCTGCTCGCCGAACACCCGCCGCTGCGCGCGCTGGAGCTGTGGCTGGACCGTCTCCTGGAGTACGCGCGCGTCAAACGCGGCGTCGTCGCGGCGATCGAGGCGTCGGCGTGGCAGGACCTCTACGCCGACAACGAGAAACGGCTGGACCACGCGCTGCAGACCCTGCTCGACGAGGGCGCGGAGGCCGGCGACGTGCGCGAGGATGTCGACGCGACCGACGTCATCCTGCTGCTCGGTGCCCTGTCGCGTGTGCCCGAGGGGGAGTGGGTTGCCCGCGCTCACACCCTGGTGACGGTCATCCTCGACGGCCTGCGCCGCTATCGGTAG
- the galU gene encoding UTP--glucose-1-phosphate uridylyltransferase GalU yields MTAPHKTDVHKAVIPAAGLGTRFLPATKAIPKEMLPVVDKPAIQYVVEEAIRAGCDNILTITGRNKSAMENHFDRHWELEQALERKGDELRLDRVRKSANLGNVHFIRQGEPLGLGHAVLCARPHVGDEPFAVLLGDDLIDETEDLLERMIAARGTYGGSVVALMEVPEDQVQLYGCADVEPIEGERDLVRVKSLVEKPEPGEAPSNLAIIGRYVLDPAIFDALERTEPGRGGEIQLTDAMLKLTDPGVPGGGVTGVIFRGNRYDTGDRLDYLKAVVRLAARHRDFGDTFRDWVREWAASDEAAGKAEHRLMEH; encoded by the coding sequence ATGACGGCACCCCACAAGACCGACGTGCACAAGGCCGTGATCCCCGCGGCCGGCCTCGGCACCCGGTTCCTGCCTGCCACCAAGGCGATTCCCAAAGAGATGCTCCCGGTCGTGGACAAGCCGGCGATCCAGTACGTCGTCGAGGAGGCCATCCGCGCCGGATGCGACAACATCCTCACCATCACCGGTCGCAACAAGTCCGCCATGGAGAACCACTTCGACCGGCACTGGGAGCTCGAGCAGGCGTTGGAGCGCAAGGGCGACGAACTGCGCCTGGACCGGGTGCGCAAGTCGGCCAACCTCGGCAATGTGCATTTCATCCGCCAGGGCGAGCCGCTCGGCCTCGGCCACGCGGTGCTCTGCGCGAGACCGCACGTGGGTGACGAACCGTTCGCCGTGCTGCTCGGCGACGACCTCATCGACGAGACCGAGGACCTGCTGGAGCGGATGATCGCGGCGCGCGGCACGTACGGCGGTTCCGTCGTGGCGCTCATGGAGGTCCCCGAGGACCAGGTGCAGCTCTACGGCTGCGCTGACGTCGAGCCGATCGAGGGCGAGCGGGACCTGGTCCGCGTGAAGTCCCTGGTGGAGAAGCCCGAGCCGGGCGAAGCGCCGAGCAATCTGGCGATCATCGGTCGCTACGTGCTCGACCCGGCGATCTTCGACGCGTTGGAGAGGACCGAGCCGGGGCGCGGCGGTGAGATCCAGCTGACCGATGCGATGCTGAAGCTGACCGACCCGGGCGTGCCCGGCGGCGGGGTGACCGGCGTGATCTTCCGCGGCAACCGCTATGACACCGGAGACCGGCTGGACTATCTGAAGGCCGTGGTGCGGCTGGCCGCCCGCCACCGTGACTTCGGCGACACCTTCCGGGACTGGGTGCGCGAGTGGGCGGCGTCCGACGAGGCGGCGGGTAAGGCCGAGCACCGCCTCATGGAGCATTGA
- a CDS encoding potassium/proton antiporter → MPTSGGSTAIDSFGPHQLAIALLVGSLVLLVSVAAVRLANRSGLPTLLLYLAIGVAIGEAGFGIRFDDPTLTQVLGYTALVLILTEGGLTTRWSTIKSSVAPAALLSTLGVVVSISVVGVASHFLLDLSWQISFLLGAIVSSTDAAAVFSVLRNVPLPHRLTGVLEAESGFNDAPVVLIVIALAEAATPGQSGGAWWTVVLTAVFELAGGAVIGLLLGWGLGRLIRRAGVGSSGLFSIGIVAICVLSYAGATLAHTSGFIACYLTALVLGNLHLPHRQAVLGFGQALGWLAQIGLFVLLGLLASPSRLEAQLVPALVIGLVLLLLARPASIVASMSWFGFRWREQVFLSWAGLRGAVPVVLATVPLTLGTPRTEWIFDLVFVLVVVFTLLQAPTLPALARRLGLIEDTQALDMQVESTPLEDLHAEMLQVRVGPLSRLHGVELHELRLPPGANVTMVVREGASFVPDRRTVLRRSDQLLLVTTAATRGATIRRVRAVSQGGRLADWRARGSGTP, encoded by the coding sequence ATGCCGACGTCGGGGGGCTCCACGGCGATCGACTCCTTCGGCCCGCACCAACTCGCCATCGCCCTGCTCGTCGGCTCCCTGGTGCTCCTCGTCTCGGTGGCGGCGGTGCGCCTCGCGAACCGCTCCGGGCTGCCGACCCTGCTGCTCTACCTGGCGATCGGCGTGGCCATCGGGGAGGCCGGCTTCGGTATCCGCTTCGACGACCCGACGCTCACGCAGGTGCTCGGCTACACCGCGCTGGTCCTGATCCTCACCGAGGGCGGGCTCACGACCCGGTGGTCGACCATCAAATCCTCCGTGGCGCCGGCCGCCCTGCTCTCCACCTTGGGCGTGGTGGTCTCGATCTCCGTCGTCGGAGTCGCATCGCACTTCCTGCTCGACCTGTCGTGGCAGATCAGCTTCCTGCTCGGCGCGATCGTGTCCTCCACCGACGCCGCCGCCGTCTTCTCCGTGCTGCGCAACGTGCCGCTGCCGCACCGCCTCACCGGTGTCCTGGAGGCCGAGTCCGGCTTCAACGACGCGCCCGTCGTCCTGATCGTGATCGCCCTCGCGGAGGCCGCGACCCCCGGGCAGTCGGGGGGTGCCTGGTGGACCGTGGTGCTGACGGCCGTCTTCGAGTTGGCCGGCGGGGCCGTGATCGGACTGCTGCTCGGCTGGGGTCTCGGCCGGCTCATCCGGCGCGCCGGCGTCGGGTCGTCCGGCTTGTTCTCCATCGGCATCGTGGCCATCTGCGTGCTCTCCTACGCCGGCGCGACGCTCGCGCACACCAGCGGCTTCATCGCCTGCTACCTCACGGCGCTGGTGCTCGGGAACCTGCACCTGCCGCACCGGCAGGCGGTGCTCGGGTTCGGGCAGGCGCTGGGGTGGCTGGCCCAGATCGGCCTCTTCGTGCTGCTGGGACTGCTGGCCTCCCCCTCCCGGCTCGAGGCTCAGCTGGTGCCGGCCCTGGTGATCGGGCTGGTCCTGCTGCTGCTCGCCCGTCCCGCCTCGATCGTGGCGAGCATGTCGTGGTTCGGGTTCCGGTGGCGCGAGCAGGTCTTCCTGTCCTGGGCCGGCCTGCGCGGCGCGGTCCCCGTCGTCCTCGCGACCGTCCCGCTCACGCTCGGGACGCCCCGCACCGAGTGGATCTTCGACCTCGTCTTCGTGCTCGTCGTGGTCTTCACCCTGCTGCAGGCCCCGACCCTGCCGGCGCTCGCCCGGCGCCTCGGACTGATCGAGGACACCCAGGCCCTGGACATGCAGGTGGAGTCCACCCCGCTGGAGGACCTGCACGCGGAGATGCTGCAGGTGCGCGTGGGCCCGCTCTCCCGGCTGCACGGCGTGGAACTGCACGAACTGCGCCTGCCACCGGGCGCCAACGTGACCATGGTGGTGCGCGAGGGCGCCAGCTTCGTCCCCGACCGCCGTACCGTCCTACGGCGCAGCGACCAGCTCCTGCTGGTCACCACGGCCGCCACGCGTGGCGCCACCATCCGGCGGGTACGCGCGGTGAGCCAGGGCGGCCGCCTCGCGGACTGGCGGGCCCGCGGGTCCGGCACGCCGTAG
- a CDS encoding MogA/MoaB family molybdenum cofactor biosynthesis protein has translation MPRALIITCSDRAFMGEYDDRSGPLLVAAVREWGFDADEALIVPDGPPVGDALRAAVADGVDLVLTTGGTGLAPSDHTPEETAALLYRRVAGIPEALRAAGVRKGVASAVLSRGLAGVAGRTLIVNLPGSTGGVRDAIEVLRDVVPHAVTQVHGGGDH, from the coding sequence ATGCCTAGGGCGTTGATCATCACCTGTTCGGACCGGGCCTTCATGGGCGAGTACGACGACCGCTCCGGTCCGCTGCTCGTGGCCGCCGTGCGGGAGTGGGGGTTCGACGCGGACGAGGCGCTGATCGTCCCCGACGGTCCGCCGGTGGGGGATGCTCTGCGGGCCGCCGTCGCGGACGGGGTGGATCTGGTCCTCACGACGGGCGGCACGGGCCTGGCGCCGTCGGACCACACGCCGGAGGAGACGGCAGCACTGCTCTACCGCCGGGTCGCCGGTATCCCGGAGGCGCTGCGCGCGGCCGGCGTGCGCAAGGGGGTCGCGTCTGCGGTGCTGTCACGGGGACTGGCAGGAGTGGCCGGCCGCACGCTGATCGTCAACCTCCCTGGCTCCACGGGCGGGGTGCGGGACGCGATCGAGGTGCTGCGGGACGTCGTGCCGCACGCGGTCACCCAGGTGCACGGCGGTGGTGACCATTGA
- a CDS encoding HAD-IIIA family hydrolase has protein sequence MSTSRPEAVLFDRDDTLIANVAYNGDPALVVPVPGAREALDAVRAAGLRTGVVTNQSAIGRGYITEADMRAVNDRVEELLGPFDTWQFCPHTPQDDCACRKPRPGMVLAAAAALGVAASACVLIGDTEGDMSAARAAGARAILVPGPATTQQAARAASAVCADLGEAVRLALRGSANEEP, from the coding sequence GTGTCGACATCCCGCCCGGAAGCCGTGCTCTTCGATCGTGACGACACGCTCATCGCGAACGTCGCGTACAACGGCGACCCGGCCCTCGTCGTGCCCGTCCCAGGTGCGCGAGAGGCCCTCGACGCCGTACGCGCGGCCGGCCTGCGCACCGGCGTGGTGACCAACCAGTCGGCCATCGGGCGCGGGTACATCACCGAGGCCGACATGCGGGCCGTCAACGACCGCGTCGAAGAACTGCTCGGGCCGTTCGACACCTGGCAGTTCTGCCCGCACACGCCACAGGACGACTGCGCGTGCCGCAAACCGCGGCCCGGCATGGTGCTCGCCGCTGCCGCGGCGCTCGGGGTCGCGGCGAGTGCATGCGTGCTGATCGGCGACACCGAGGGCGACATGTCGGCGGCGCGCGCGGCCGGTGCCCGCGCGATCCTCGTGCCCGGACCGGCGACGACGCAGCAGGCCGCCCGCGCGGCGTCGGCCGTCTGCGCAGACCTCGGCGAGGCCGTTCGTCTGGCGTTGCGCGGGTCGGCGAACGAGGAGCCGTGA
- a CDS encoding SDR family oxidoreductase produces the protein MSGIDGKVVAITGASSGIGEATALELAGRGAAVVLGARRTDRLEVLAGRIRADGGRAQIVATDVTRRADLRRLVAVAVETFGRLDVLVSNAGIARTAPVSDLDVDSWDAMIDINVRGVLHGIAAALPVFRQQGRGHLVTTVSTSGLKIAPTQAVYAGTKNAVRTLLEALRQESTDGVLRTTSISPGFVRTELVDSVEDPEIREQMRRRMAELGIDPAAVARAIAFAIEQPDDVEIGDLTIRPTSQG, from the coding sequence ATGAGCGGGATCGACGGCAAGGTCGTGGCCATCACCGGCGCGAGCAGCGGGATCGGCGAGGCGACGGCGCTGGAGTTGGCCGGACGCGGCGCGGCGGTCGTCCTGGGTGCCCGACGCACCGACCGCCTGGAGGTGCTGGCCGGGCGGATCCGCGCCGATGGAGGGCGCGCTCAGATCGTGGCGACAGACGTCACCCGACGCGCCGACCTGAGGCGACTGGTCGCAGTCGCCGTCGAGACGTTCGGACGGCTCGACGTCCTGGTCAGCAACGCGGGAATCGCCCGAACCGCACCGGTATCCGACCTCGATGTCGACTCGTGGGACGCGATGATCGACATCAACGTGCGGGGTGTACTGCACGGCATCGCCGCCGCGCTGCCCGTCTTCCGGCAACAGGGGCGCGGTCATCTCGTGACCACGGTGTCGACCTCGGGTCTGAAGATCGCCCCGACCCAGGCCGTCTACGCGGGCACCAAGAACGCGGTCCGCACACTGCTCGAGGCGCTGCGCCAGGAGTCCACCGACGGCGTCCTGCGCACCACCTCGATCTCGCCGGGGTTCGTGCGCACCGAACTGGTCGACTCCGTGGAGGACCCCGAGATCCGGGAGCAGATGCGGCGACGGATGGCCGAGCTGGGCATCGACCCCGCCGCAGTGGCCCGCGCCATCGCGTTCGCCATCGAGCAGCCCGACGACGTGGAGATCGGCGACCTGACCATCCGACCCACGTCGCAGGGCTGA
- a CDS encoding FmdB family zinc ribbon protein gives MPTYSYACKDCGHAFDISQAFTDDALSICPNCGGNLRKVWGSVGVVFKGSGFYRNDSRDADKKKSTSSASASSSSSEGSTSSDASTAKSKESSSSSSSGSSDSSKPASGSTGSTGSSSGSGSSAGSKPAS, from the coding sequence GTGCCCACCTACTCATACGCGTGCAAGGACTGCGGTCACGCGTTCGACATCTCGCAGGCCTTCACCGACGACGCCCTGAGCATCTGTCCCAACTGCGGCGGAAACCTGCGCAAGGTGTGGGGCTCGGTCGGCGTGGTCTTCAAGGGTTCGGGCTTCTACCGCAACGACAGCCGCGACGCCGACAAGAAGAAGTCGACCAGCTCCGCGAGCGCCTCGAGCAGCTCCTCCGAGGGCAGCACGTCGTCCGATGCCTCCACTGCCAAGTCCAAGGAGTCCTCGTCCTCCTCGTCCTCAGGGTCCTCCGACTCGTCGAAGCCCGCGTCGGGCTCCACCGGCTCCACGGGGTCCTCCTCCGGTTCCGGCAGCAGCGCGGGCTCCAAGCCCGCCTCCTGA
- a CDS encoding DUF6199 family natural product biosynthesis protein: MHWFMIPFFILFFGIALCNVIAPEATWRRTRAWQYKNPGAAEPSAAAFKVQRISGAVAIVVGVVILVVTLSR, from the coding sequence ATGCACTGGTTCATGATCCCGTTCTTCATCCTGTTCTTCGGCATCGCCCTGTGCAACGTCATCGCGCCAGAGGCCACCTGGCGACGCACCCGTGCGTGGCAGTACAAGAACCCCGGAGCGGCCGAGCCCAGCGCGGCCGCGTTCAAGGTGCAACGCATCAGCGGGGCGGTCGCGATAGTGGTCGGGGTCGTGATTCTGGTCGTGACGCTCAGCAGGTGA
- the glp gene encoding gephyrin-like molybdotransferase Glp: MRSVEDHRRHLLDQVRSLAPRRIPVLAPELLGSVLAADVVSGAALPGFDNSAMDGYAVRAADVADAPVTLPVDGDIPAGDTRSSVLQPGTAWRIMTGAPVPAGADSVVQVELTDGGTHQVRVEHAVAPGTAVRRLGGDVQKGDVVALAGTRIAPWHIPAIVSAGHAEVEVIPRPRVGIVTTGDELRPAGSDLAYGQVIDCNGPMLASLVTAHGFAVGAVRAVGDGGPETRAALTSLAGEVDAIVTSGGVSAGAFEPLKLAFADDFEFTQVAMQPGKPQGFGMLGDVPVFCLPGNPVSSLVSFEVFVAPALRSMAGRPDAARSVRATVQTGWSSPPGRAQFARVVLDHDRRIVSSGGQASHIMGGLAHANALAVVPAEVTQVHEGDVLEVIPLIGGA, from the coding sequence ATGCGTAGCGTCGAGGATCACCGCCGGCACCTGCTCGATCAGGTCAGGTCGCTCGCGCCCCGCCGCATCCCGGTGCTCGCACCGGAGCTGCTGGGGTCGGTGCTGGCCGCCGATGTCGTCTCCGGTGCCGCCCTGCCCGGTTTCGACAACTCCGCCATGGACGGATACGCCGTTCGCGCTGCCGATGTCGCCGACGCACCGGTGACCCTTCCGGTGGACGGCGACATCCCGGCCGGTGACACCCGGTCGTCGGTGCTGCAGCCGGGCACCGCCTGGCGGATCATGACCGGCGCGCCCGTGCCCGCCGGCGCGGACAGCGTGGTGCAGGTCGAACTGACCGACGGCGGCACCCATCAGGTGCGCGTCGAGCACGCCGTCGCGCCCGGCACCGCCGTACGCCGGCTCGGTGGCGACGTCCAGAAGGGCGACGTGGTGGCGTTGGCCGGCACCAGGATCGCGCCGTGGCACATCCCGGCCATCGTGTCCGCCGGGCACGCCGAGGTGGAGGTCATTCCCCGACCGCGCGTCGGGATCGTGACCACCGGCGACGAACTGCGCCCCGCTGGGAGCGATCTGGCATACGGGCAGGTCATCGACTGCAACGGCCCGATGCTGGCCTCGCTGGTGACCGCGCACGGCTTCGCGGTCGGTGCGGTCCGCGCGGTCGGCGACGGGGGACCCGAGACCCGCGCGGCCCTGACATCGCTCGCGGGGGAGGTCGACGCCATCGTGACCTCCGGCGGAGTGAGTGCGGGCGCGTTCGAGCCCCTGAAGCTGGCCTTCGCCGACGACTTCGAATTCACCCAGGTGGCGATGCAGCCGGGCAAGCCGCAGGGGTTCGGGATGCTGGGGGACGTGCCGGTGTTCTGCCTGCCCGGCAACCCGGTCAGCTCCCTCGTCTCGTTCGAGGTGTTCGTGGCGCCGGCGCTGCGCAGCATGGCCGGTCGGCCCGATGCCGCGCGCAGCGTCCGCGCGACGGTGCAGACCGGGTGGTCCTCCCCGCCCGGTCGCGCACAGTTCGCCCGGGTCGTCCTGGATCACGATCGGCGCATCGTGTCCTCCGGGGGCCAGGCATCGCACATCATGGGCGGGCTCGCGCACGCCAACGCTCTGGCGGTGGTGCCCGCAGAGGTCACCCAGGTGCACGAGGGTGATGTGCTCGAGGTCATCCCGTTGATCGGCGGCGCCTGA
- a CDS encoding 5-formyltetrahydrofolate cyclo-ligase, producing MWRELPQDKRAARALIRAGRRARPAQERSEDDAALAGHLRDLLGDRLPGLAATYSALPTEPPTRAMRTLLEQAGWRVMVPILLPDNDLGWEDGNAHDPSYVAEATLLIVPALAVDRRGMRLGQGGGSYDRSLHRRSPGSLALAVVYDDELADVVPSEPHDLAVDAVLTPRAGVRHLTE from the coding sequence ATGTGGCGTGAACTCCCCCAGGACAAACGTGCGGCCCGGGCGCTGATCCGCGCCGGCCGTCGCGCACGCCCCGCTCAGGAGCGCTCCGAGGACGACGCGGCACTCGCCGGGCACCTGCGGGACCTGCTGGGCGACCGGCTGCCGGGTCTCGCCGCGACGTACTCCGCGCTGCCGACCGAACCGCCCACCAGGGCCATGAGGACGCTGCTGGAGCAGGCCGGATGGCGGGTGATGGTGCCGATCCTGTTGCCGGACAACGATCTCGGATGGGAGGACGGGAACGCTCACGACCCGTCGTACGTTGCCGAGGCGACCCTGTTGATCGTCCCGGCCCTAGCGGTCGACCGCCGCGGCATGCGGCTCGGACAGGGCGGGGGCAGTTACGACCGCTCCCTGCATCGGCGTTCGCCGGGGTCACTCGCGCTGGCCGTGGTCTACGACGACGAGCTGGCGGACGTCGTACCCAGCGAGCCCCACGACCTGGCCGTGGACGCCGTGCTCACACCCCGGGCAGGGGTACGACACCTGACAGAATGA
- a CDS encoding DUF805 domain-containing protein yields MDTENTNDFHIASGVFIGAGVVYLIVLVFYIWAIVRIIRRSGYSGWWVLIGLVPILNVIMFFVFAFKKSPTERELEYLRGGAGRAPQRY; encoded by the coding sequence ATGGACACCGAGAACACGAACGACTTCCACATCGCCAGCGGCGTGTTCATCGGTGCGGGCGTGGTCTACCTGATCGTTCTGGTGTTCTACATCTGGGCGATCGTGCGCATCATCCGCCGTTCGGGCTACTCCGGCTGGTGGGTCCTCATCGGGCTCGTCCCGATCCTCAACGTGATCATGTTCTTCGTCTTCGCGTTCAAGAAGTCGCCGACGGAGCGCGAACTGGAGTACCTGCGGGGCGGAGCGGGCCGGGCGCCCCAGCGCTACTGA
- a CDS encoding SDR family NAD(P)-dependent oxidoreductase produces the protein MEHGPLTDRVALVAGATRGAGRAIAVELARAGAFVYATGRSSRASGRSEIDRPETIEGTAEAMYAAGGTGRAVVVDHEDPDAVQALVREIEQDHGRLDVLVNDIFGGDRYAQWDRPLWEHDLAGGLRMLRMGVDTHLITSHHALPLMLRTARDTGVRALVVEMTDGTAQFNSSFREGVGFY, from the coding sequence ATGGAGCACGGACCGCTGACCGACCGGGTCGCCCTGGTCGCCGGGGCCACCCGCGGCGCCGGCCGGGCGATCGCCGTCGAACTGGCGCGCGCGGGCGCCTTCGTCTACGCGACCGGCCGCAGCAGCCGGGCGTCCGGCCGTTCGGAGATCGACCGCCCCGAGACCATCGAGGGCACGGCCGAGGCGATGTACGCGGCCGGCGGCACCGGGCGCGCCGTGGTGGTCGACCACGAGGATCCGGACGCGGTGCAGGCGCTGGTGCGCGAGATCGAGCAGGACCACGGCCGCCTCGACGTGCTCGTCAACGACATCTTCGGCGGCGACCGCTACGCGCAGTGGGACCGCCCGCTGTGGGAGCACGACCTGGCGGGCGGCCTGCGGATGCTGCGGATGGGCGTCGACACCCACCTGATCACCAGCCACCACGCACTGCCGCTGATGCTGCGCACGGCGCGCGATACCGGCGTACGCGCGCTGGTGGTGGAGATGACCGACGGCACGGCGCAGTTCAACAGTTCGTTCCGCGAGGGCGTCGGTTTCTACTAG